The Bacteroidales bacterium genomic interval CAAGATGATCCATATTGGTTCAAATACGCGAAGCACGATCATTTCCAAGGGAATTTCGGCCGGCAGGAGCAACAACAGCTATCGCGGACTGGTCAAGATCATCAAAAGAGCTCAAAACGCCAGGAACTACAGCCAGTGCGACTCACTTTTGCTGGGCGACCAATGCGGAGCCCACACCTTCCCTTACATCAATGTGGAAAATAAATCTTCGATCGTTGAACACGAAGCAACGACATCAAAAATTTCTGATGATCAGTTGTTTTACTGCCAGCAGAGGGGGATCGGCACCGAAAATGCCGTGGGGCTGATCGTCAACGGTTATGCAAAAGAAGTGCTGAAACATCTCCCCCTTGAATTTGCCGTCGAAGCACAAAAACTCCTTTCCATCAGTCTAGAAGGGAGTGTCGGATAATACGAACAACCATTTTTCAATCTGTCAAGTTATGCTGATTATAAAGGATCTGAGCGTATCCATCAATGAAAAGGAGATCATTAACGGGCTGAACCTTGAGGTAAAGGCCGGGGAGGTCCATGCCATCATGGGCCCGAATGGTACGGGCAAAAGCACACTTGCCTGGGCAATTGCAGGGAACGAGGCCTACACCGTAACTGCAGGGTCGATGACGTACAAGGGACGCAATCTGCGGGAACTTTCTCCTGAGGAAAGGGCCTCGGAAGGTATCTTTCTGGGCTTTCAGTACCCGGTCGAAATCCCTGGCGTGAGCATGACGAATTTCATCCGGACTGCCATCAATGAGCAACGGAAATACAGGGGGCTTAATCCGATGCCGGCTCAGGAATTTCTCGCCAAAATGGAAGAGAACAAGAAGCTGGTGGGCATTGATTCCAAGCTGACCAACCGGTCGGTGAATGAAGGATTTTCAGGAGGAGAGAAGAAGAAAAACGAGATCTTTCAGATGGCCATGCTTGAGCCAACCCTGGCGATCCTGGATGAAACCGATTCAGGCCTTGACATCGATGCACTGAAAGTTGTCGCCAGCGGCGTGAACAAGTTGCGCTCCGGCGACAATGCCATTGTTGTGATCACACATTATCAGCGGTTGCTGGATTATATTGTGCCCGATTTCGTGCACGTTCTCTACAAGGGAAAAATCGTCAAGTCAGGAGGGAAAGAACTTGCCCTTGAATTGGAGGAAAAAGGCTACACCTGGCTGAAAAATTAATGGATATCCTGTAAATGGAACAGACAGTAACGACCATCACATTGAAAGAGCAACTGGCTGAGCGGTTCCAGCGGTATTTCAAGGCCATTTCACGGAATGACACTCCCTTACTGACCCGTATCCGGGAGGAAGCCTTCCGGAATTTCATGGAATGGGGCTTCCCGGGTGATCAGCTGGAGCGCTGGCGGAATACGGACCTGCAAAAAACGCTTTCCGAGGAATATGATCAGCATTTTGATCCGCCTGCCGAAAACAGGGATGCTTCAAGTATGCTGCGCTGCGACATTCCGCAGTTTGACACCTTTCTGACGGCCCTGTACAACGGCTGGTATGCCTCCGAAAACGGCGCCTGGACCCGGCGACCCGATGGTGTCGTCATTGGCAGCCTGGTGCAGGCCTTGAAACACGTTCCCCGGCTGGTGGAGGAAAGCTATGCCCGCCTCAACCGCGTGGCAACCACTGGACTTGACGCCTTAAATACGGCCTTTGCGCAGGACGGGATCTTTATTTACGTACCGGATGACGTTCAGGTTACAAAGGCTATCCAGATGGTCAACATGATTGACCATCCCCGGAATCTTTTCCTTCAAAACCGCAACCTGATCATCCTGGGCAGTAACAGCCGGCTGACCCTTGTC includes:
- the sufC gene encoding Fe-S cluster assembly ATPase SufC, with product MLIIKDLSVSINEKEIINGLNLEVKAGEVHAIMGPNGTGKSTLAWAIAGNEAYTVTAGSMTYKGRNLRELSPEERASEGIFLGFQYPVEIPGVSMTNFIRTAINEQRKYRGLNPMPAQEFLAKMEENKKLVGIDSKLTNRSVNEGFSGGEKKKNEIFQMAMLEPTLAILDETDSGLDIDALKVVASGVNKLRSGDNAIVVITHYQRLLDYIVPDFVHVLYKGKIVKSGGKELALELEEKGYTWLKN